The following coding sequences lie in one Ostrea edulis chromosome 8, xbOstEdul1.1, whole genome shotgun sequence genomic window:
- the LOC125669398 gene encoding putative nuclease HARBI1: MAANIVHRRNFRERKDCLQQYSDRELIERFRLDSGGILFVESLIRDQISSGSRRNMALSSLQKVLLTLRFLATGKMQLCNGDDMGVSQPTVSRAITVTLASLTSPLMISRFVQFPSSAAEIRRNQESFHAIAGFPGIVGAIDGTHIQIIAPHEYENEYVNRHNYHSINTQVVFDAKYRIIDVVAKWPGSTHDSRILNESGLRVLFENNHIPIHTHLLGDSGYPSKRWLLTPFLRPNQPSQLNYNRAHKKTRSVVERGIGQLKRRFHVLHGEIRLSPEKACQVILSCAILHNICKDRCIPCPQDHEDDGEDQQVNVHVPHIFNNNGNDGLRYRQQFAETHF, encoded by the exons ATGGCTGCCAACATAGTTCACAGAAGGaattttagagagagaaaagacTGTTTACAGCAGTACAGTGATCGTGAACTTATCGAACGTTTTCGGCTTGATTCAGGTGGAATCCTTTTTGTGGAATCACTTATTCGTGATCAAATATCTAGTGGCTCTCGGCGTAATATGGCATTATCCTCTCTTCAGAAAGTTCTTCTTACTTTGAGGTTTCTAGCTACGGGCAAAATGCAGCTGTGCAACGGCGATGACATGGGTGTTTCTCAGCCAACTGTCTCACGGGCCATTACCGTAACACTGGCAAGCCTTACCTCCCCTCTTATGATCAGTCGGTTTGTACAATTTCCATCTAGCGCAGCAGAGATTAGAAGAAACCAAGAGTCTTTTCACGCAATCGCGGGCTTCCCAGGGATAGTAGGCGCCATCGATGGTACCCACATTCAAATAATTGCACCACacgaatatgaaaatgaatacgTCAATAGACATAACTACCACAGTATTAACACACAAGTTGTTTTTGATGCAAAATATAGAATCATTGATGTTGTTGCTAAATGGCCAGGCTCCACTCACGATTCCCGAATCCTTAACGAAAGTGGTTTGAGAGTCCTGTTCGAAAATAATCACATCCCCATTCACACACATTTGCTTGGCGACAGCGGATATCCCTCCAAACGTTGGTTATTGACTCCTTTTCTGAGACCAAACCAACCATCGCAGTTGAATTACAACAG AGCTCACAAGAAAACAAGATCTGTGGTGGAAAGGGGTATCGGACAACTGAAGAGGCGATTTCATGTACTACATGGTGAAATCCGCTTGTCACCTGAGAAGGCATGTCAGGTTATTTTGTCCTGTGCCATTTTGCATAACATTTGCAAAGATCGATGCATTCCATGCCCACAAGATCATGAAGATGATGGTGAAGATCAACaagttaatgtacatgtaccacacaTATTTAACAACAATGGCAATGATGGTCTGAGATACCGACAACAGTTTGCAGAGACTCACTTTTGA
- the LOC130049449 gene encoding uncharacterized protein LOC130049449 has product MESKQTKRKPNWNADETLALASLVEENKHILRGKLGPTLTSEMKHRTWQSIAERLAAMGVGPARTAVEVEKKWHNVFSKSKSEISDHRRVVTGTGGGPPPKPLSAVATTVCGVVGEDNACLSGIDGGIDSSLLQILNIGEGSQPVGINVFEGPPGMDPLILNSSPLVAASVQEPSLPLTSMTTSLQASENRSSQPDLKRRIEELICRKLELEVQYMELKIKKLKQEE; this is encoded by the exons ATGGAATCCAAGCAGACGAAAAGAAAGCCTAATTGGAATGCTGATGAAACGCTTGCCTTGGCTTCGTTAGTAGAAGAGAACAAGCATATCCTGAGGGGGAAATTAGGGCCCACTTTAACCTCCGAGATGAAGCACCGCACTTGGCAAAGTATTGCCGAAAGACTAGCCGCGATGGGGGTGGGTCCAGCTAGGACAGCGGTGGAAGTGGAGAAGAAGTGGCACAACGTCTTCTCCAAATCTAAATCTGAAATCTCAGATCACAGAAGAGTTGTGACTGGGACAG gCGGGGGCCCACCACCAAAACCTCTCAGCGCAGTTGCCACAACAGTGTGTGGTGTGGTAGGAGAGGATAATGCTTGCCTCAGTGGGATTGATGGTGGGATTGACTCCTCTCTCTTGCAGATATTAAACATTGGAGAAGGGAGTCAACCAGT GGGAATCAATGTCTTTGAGGGACCTCCTGGTATGGATCCCCTCATTCTCAACTCTAGCCCTCTAGTCGCCGCATCTGTACAAGAGCCTTCACTACCATTAACATCCATGACTACAAGTTTGCAGGCCTCTGAAAATAGAAGCAGTCAGCCTGATTTGAAAAGGAGAATCGAGGAGCTAATTTGCAGGAAGTTGGAACTGGAAGTCCAGTATATGgaattaaagataaaaaaacTAAAGCAAGAGGAATGa
- the LOC125662907 gene encoding A disintegrin and metalloproteinase with thrombospondin motifs 9-like: MLCMCLMTASAGKAAFTFECQFDIKLIFHTFLFPLGEIYFRQIKTRLDLIEPSLAVWSGFADRLSQCGFICLQKGRCVSLLYSPVDNSCKLFDVIYDESGGIGDIEYYILDTGNRWIPESCVDVATCSGITTDGEYWIYPKSSQRKRIKIFCYKLRSDPSEYITLKSTNTFIQHDDTNWPSKGRQCYSSYKLPLKRADFTKVGIQIQNMEVDGTDYTFALLTGLVTVPFGHSMDCNGERQRQPCPHYGTATINTRGTGLIIDLTLTWGVTGGWRMELKDFNRSTDGAEISFTCAGWCGKCGPVSEPIKFQLSTEFISAAEARVVICKA, encoded by the exons ATGTTATGTATGTGTCTGATGACAGCATCAGCTGGGAAAGCAG CGTTTACTTTTgaatgtcaatttgatataaaattaatCTTTCACACGTTTCTTTTTCCTTTAGGTGAAATATACTTTCGGCAGATTAAAACACGACTAGATCTTATCGAACCTTCATTGGCGGTCTGGTCTGGATTCGCTGACAGATTGAGTCAGTGTGGTTTTATATGTTTGCAAAAGGGTCGCTGTGTGTCCTTGTTGTACAGTCCTGTTGACAACTCTTGTAAGCTTTTCGATGTCATCTATGATGAAAGTGGAGGCATTGGTGACATAGAATATTATATACTAGATACCGGAA acagatgga TTCCAGAGTCTTGTGTAGATGTCGCCACCTGCTCAGGAATAACGACAGATGGGGAGTATTGGATATACCCTAAGTCATCCCAGAGAAAAAGAATCAAGATCTTTTGTTACAAATTGAGGTCAGATCCATCGGAATACATCACTTTAAAGAGCACCAACACCTTTATTCAACATGATGACACAAACTGGCCATCGAAAGGACGACAATGCTACTCGAGCTATAAACTGCCCTTAAAAAGAGCAGATTTCACGAAGGTCGGAATACAGATTCAG AACATGGAAGTAGATGGAACAGACTACACATTTGCACTGCTGACTGGTCTGGTCACAGTACCATTTGGACACAGTATGGACTGCAATGGCGAAAGACAGAGACAGCCATGCCCACACTATGGAACTGCAACCATTAACACCCGAGGAACTGGACTAATTATCGATCTCACT CTGACATGGGGCGTAACCGGTGGCTGGCGAATGGAGTTAAAAGATTTTAATCGCTCAACAGACGGCGCTGAGATATCATTTACCTGCGCGGGATGGTGCGGCAAATGTGGACCTGTTTCCGAACCCATCAAATTTCAATTGTCAACAGAATTTA tttcagCCGCCGAGGCAAGAGTTGTAATCTGCAAAGCCTGA